A genomic stretch from Longimicrobiales bacterium includes:
- the msrA gene encoding peptide-methionine (S)-S-oxide reductase MsrA encodes MERAVLGGGCFWCLEAVFDMTLGVHAVRSAYTGGSVANPTYRHVCEGTTGHAEVVVVDFDSDVISYADLLEIFFGMHDPTTLNRQGNDVGTQYRSAVFYGSEAQRETAEAVIAEVERDGPWEAQIVTEVSPLDSLYMAEADHKEYFVKNQSQPYCRVVIAPKVAKFRTKFAHRLQPNR; translated from the coding sequence ATGGAGAGGGCGGTTCTTGGTGGTGGGTGCTTTTGGTGCCTAGAGGCAGTCTTCGACATGACGCTGGGGGTGCATGCCGTTCGATCTGCATACACGGGTGGCTCCGTTGCAAATCCGACCTACCGGCACGTGTGCGAGGGGACGACCGGTCACGCAGAGGTCGTGGTTGTGGACTTCGATTCGGATGTGATCAGCTACGCCGACCTGCTCGAGATCTTTTTCGGCATGCATGATCCCACCACGCTTAACCGTCAGGGCAACGATGTAGGCACTCAGTACCGGTCAGCGGTCTTCTATGGGTCAGAAGCGCAACGCGAAACGGCCGAGGCCGTCATTGCCGAAGTCGAACGAGACGGCCCGTGGGAGGCCCAGATCGTGACCGAGGTGTCGCCGTTGGATTCCCTCTATATGGCGGAGGCCGACCACAAGGAGTACTTCGTGAAGAACCAAAGTCAGCCGTATTGCCGTGTGGTGATTGCTCCCAAAGTCGCTAAATTTAGGACGAAGTTTGCGCATCGACTTCAACCGAACCGGTAG
- the glpK gene encoding glycerol kinase GlpK has protein sequence MKYILALDQGTTSSRAIVFDHDGGIVAVAQKEFEQIFPRPGWVEHDPDEIWSSQIGVASEAISRAGLTPRELAAIGIANQRETTVVWERASGRPIHNAIVWQDRRTAGFCDQLREEGHESTFREKTGLVLDSYFSGTKVNWILENVDGARVRAEAGELCFGTIDSWLVWKLTDGGLHITDATNASRTLMYDIHSGDWDDELLGLLDVPRSMLPEVRSSSEVYGETSVELFSHPIPISGIAGDQQAALFGQQCTEPGMVKNTYGTGCFMLLNTGTEAVPSKNNLLTTVAWRIDGKTEYALEGSVFVAGAVVQWLRDGLHLIRNAPEVEALSHTVDDNGGVYMVPAFAGLGAPHWDPYARGMIVGITRGTTAGHFARAALESIAYQVADVLEAMEADSGIEIKELRVDGGAAQNDFLLQFQSDVLQALTVRPEILETTALGAAYLAGLAVGFWTDQAEVAQQWKANRRFAPEMASEAVDVLRSDWRRALERSKGWES, from the coding sequence ATGAAATACATACTCGCACTCGATCAGGGCACGACCAGTTCGCGCGCCATCGTCTTCGACCACGATGGGGGCATCGTCGCGGTCGCCCAGAAGGAGTTCGAACAGATTTTCCCGCGACCGGGGTGGGTTGAGCACGATCCGGATGAGATCTGGTCTTCTCAGATCGGGGTCGCTTCCGAGGCCATTTCCCGTGCGGGGCTGACTCCCCGGGAACTCGCCGCAATCGGCATCGCGAACCAACGCGAGACCACAGTGGTCTGGGAGCGGGCGTCGGGGCGACCGATCCACAACGCCATCGTCTGGCAGGACCGGCGCACGGCGGGCTTCTGTGACCAACTCCGGGAGGAGGGGCATGAGTCGACCTTCCGAGAGAAGACGGGACTGGTTCTGGATTCGTACTTCTCGGGGACGAAGGTCAACTGGATCCTCGAGAACGTGGACGGCGCACGGGTCAGAGCGGAAGCCGGGGAGCTGTGCTTCGGCACGATCGACAGCTGGCTCGTCTGGAAGTTGACCGACGGCGGCCTGCACATCACCGACGCGACAAACGCCAGCCGCACCCTGATGTACGATATCCACTCGGGGGACTGGGACGACGAGCTGCTCGGCCTCCTAGATGTCCCGCGCAGCATGCTGCCGGAGGTACGGTCATCCAGCGAGGTCTATGGGGAGACGTCGGTCGAGCTGTTCTCGCACCCCATTCCCATCTCCGGGATTGCCGGAGACCAGCAGGCGGCGCTCTTCGGCCAGCAGTGCACGGAGCCGGGCATGGTCAAGAATACCTACGGGACTGGGTGTTTCATGCTGCTGAATACCGGCACCGAGGCCGTGCCTTCGAAGAACAACCTCCTGACGACCGTCGCGTGGCGCATCGACGGGAAGACCGAGTATGCACTCGAAGGCAGCGTCTTTGTCGCGGGGGCGGTGGTCCAATGGCTCAGGGATGGGCTGCACCTAATCCGGAATGCACCTGAAGTCGAAGCTCTTTCACACACTGTGGACGACAATGGCGGCGTCTACATGGTTCCGGCATTCGCGGGGCTGGGCGCTCCCCACTGGGACCCGTATGCACGGGGGATGATCGTGGGTATCACTCGAGGAACGACGGCCGGGCACTTCGCTCGGGCGGCTCTCGAGAGCATCGCCTATCAGGTCGCGGATGTCCTCGAGGCCATGGAAGCCGATTCCGGCATCGAAATTAAGGAGCTTCGAGTGGATGGGGGGGCCGCACAGAACGACTTCCTGCTGCAGTTCCAGTCCGACGTCTTGCAGGCGCTGACCGTGCGGCCGGAGATCCTCGAGACTACTGCGCTCGGCGCGGCATACCTGGCCGGACTGGCCGTAGGGTTCTGGACCGATCAAGCGGAGGTGGCCCAACAGTGGAAAGCGAACCGGAGGTTTGCTCCGGAGATGGCTTCCGAGGCCGTCGATGTGCTGAGGTCGGATTGGCGCCGCGCTCTCGAGCGGTCGAAGGGATGGGAGAGTTGA
- a CDS encoding alpha/beta hydrolase-fold protein, translating into MKCGWPLIAAGMLLLPGTGAAQASSSGALAAPNQSCMPVTQANADASAGTANVQHDGTALPGIAFPDISQGFRGIPRSAQPPLTASQHRILECTYFLDEANAEMPYTLFIPSTYDPSTPTPLVVDLHGLNITPLMQILFDGTTDLAERHGFIVVAPMGYSVSGGWGARAGNPVETARVKPGSEVKYRSGELSEIDAMTVLAVIRDNFSIDDDRIYLMGHSMGGGGTYHLGGKYSNIWAGLVPLAGAGGIRDAESAERFRGLPMLIMHGEFDSIVSAAGSRRSVMWLQSVGAQHLYIEVPGVDHEFWIRRGAENMEKVFLFFDTVSKRTNIGFVTENMIRSGGH; encoded by the coding sequence GTGAAGTGCGGGTGGCCGCTGATCGCGGCAGGAATGCTCCTCCTCCCGGGTACGGGGGCGGCGCAGGCGTCGTCCAGCGGAGCGCTGGCCGCTCCGAATCAGTCCTGCATGCCGGTCACGCAGGCAAATGCCGACGCGAGCGCGGGGACTGCGAATGTCCAGCACGACGGGACCGCACTCCCGGGAATTGCATTTCCCGACATCTCACAGGGGTTCCGCGGGATCCCTCGATCGGCGCAACCGCCCCTCACTGCTTCGCAGCACCGCATCCTCGAGTGCACCTACTTCCTCGATGAAGCGAACGCGGAGATGCCATACACCCTCTTCATCCCGTCGACGTACGATCCGAGTACACCCACACCCCTTGTGGTCGACCTTCACGGCCTGAACATCACGCCGTTGATGCAAATTCTGTTCGATGGCACGACGGATCTCGCCGAGCGCCATGGGTTCATCGTCGTGGCTCCGATGGGTTACAGTGTCTCCGGTGGATGGGGGGCTAGGGCAGGAAATCCGGTCGAGACCGCTCGCGTGAAGCCGGGAAGCGAAGTCAAGTATAGGTCCGGGGAACTGTCCGAGATCGACGCCATGACCGTCCTCGCGGTCATCCGGGACAATTTTTCGATCGACGATGATCGCATCTATCTGATGGGCCACTCAATGGGCGGCGGTGGGACATACCACCTCGGTGGCAAGTACAGCAATATATGGGCTGGTCTCGTTCCTCTGGCCGGTGCCGGCGGCATCCGGGATGCGGAGAGTGCTGAGCGATTCAGGGGGCTCCCCATGTTGATCATGCACGGGGAGTTCGACTCGATCGTCTCGGCGGCTGGGTCGCGTCGCAGTGTGATGTGGCTCCAATCCGTCGGGGCTCAGCACCTCTACATTGAGGTGCCCGGGGTTGACCACGAGTTCTGGATCCGGCGGGGGGCGGAGAACATGGAGAAGGTGTTTCTGTTCTTCGATACGGTATCAAAGCGGACCAATATCGGGTTCGTCACTGAGAACATGATTCGATCCGGCGGACATTGA
- a CDS encoding glycerophosphodiester phosphodiesterase family protein yields the protein MSRQFIELRGRLRAVSPVMTALVVGVLVVGAGCSDGGSNSGGAPQEEAAEEVSALLVAHRGASAYAPEHTLAAYELAIDQGADYVEPDLQITRDGVLIALHDLTLNRTTDVELVFPDRFRVDTVRGESVHRWYANDFDLEEILRLDAGAWFGEEFAGARVPLFSEVIDVVRGRAGIFAETKAPEVYGDRGFDMERLVLLELSQHGLDRPGADPDTPIVIQSFSAASLRILRDELGTELPLTYLISGPDAEDWLSAEGLIRVRAFATGIAPTKSLLVDRPEVVARAHDAGLTVIPWTFGASRTDQFDSLREEMARFLVDLGVDGLITNNPDLFPR from the coding sequence ATGTCCAGACAATTCATAGAGCTTCGAGGGAGGCTGCGCGCGGTGTCCCCCGTAATGACGGCCCTTGTGGTCGGAGTCCTCGTCGTCGGAGCCGGCTGTTCGGATGGCGGTAGCAACTCGGGTGGAGCCCCACAGGAGGAGGCAGCCGAAGAGGTCTCGGCGCTGCTTGTAGCTCACCGGGGCGCGTCCGCTTACGCACCAGAGCACACGCTCGCCGCCTATGAGCTGGCCATCGATCAGGGTGCGGATTACGTCGAGCCGGATCTTCAGATTACTCGCGATGGCGTGCTCATTGCCTTGCATGACCTGACGCTGAACCGGACCACCGACGTCGAGCTCGTCTTCCCGGACCGCTTCCGGGTGGACACGGTTCGGGGTGAGTCGGTACACAGGTGGTACGCAAACGATTTCGATCTCGAGGAAATCCTGCGGCTCGACGCGGGGGCCTGGTTTGGAGAGGAGTTCGCCGGGGCTCGGGTGCCCCTGTTCTCGGAAGTAATCGACGTCGTGCGGGGACGGGCGGGGATCTTCGCGGAGACGAAGGCCCCGGAGGTCTATGGCGATCGGGGGTTCGACATGGAGCGGTTGGTGTTGCTTGAGCTGAGCCAGCACGGCCTGGATCGTCCAGGAGCGGACCCGGACACCCCTATAGTGATCCAGTCGTTCAGTGCGGCGAGTCTCCGGATCCTGCGAGACGAGCTCGGCACAGAGCTGCCGCTGACCTACCTGATCTCCGGGCCCGATGCCGAGGACTGGCTGTCAGCCGAGGGGCTGATTCGGGTGAGAGCCTTCGCCACCGGAATCGCGCCGACGAAGAGCCTCCTCGTGGACCGACCCGAGGTGGTGGCGCGGGCGCACGATGCGGGTCTGACCGTGATCCCCTGGACATTCGGCGCTTCCAGGACCGATCAGTTCGACTCACTCCGGGAGGAGATGGCCCGATTCCTGGTCGATCTGGGGGTGGACGGACTGATCACGAACAACCCGGACCTCTTTCCGAGATAA
- a CDS encoding aquaporin family protein — MTPFLAEFVGTALLILLGDGVVANVLLKGTKGSDSGWLVITWGWGMAVFVAVFCVAAFSGAHINPAVTVGLAVAGSFPWASVPSYFAAQFLGGAFGAFLVWAHYHPHFAATDDLDAKLAVFCTGPAIRKTRANFISEVIGTFVLVFGVLYMVAPDLVGSTGTAGALGAVDALPVGLLVLAIGLALGGTTGYAINPARDLSPRLMHAILPMPGGKRDSDWGYAWIPVLGPIVGGVVAALAYSALGGAG, encoded by the coding sequence ATGACACCGTTCTTGGCTGAGTTCGTGGGCACGGCACTCCTGATTCTTCTGGGCGACGGCGTGGTTGCCAATGTCCTTCTCAAGGGCACGAAGGGGTCGGATTCCGGGTGGCTTGTGATCACGTGGGGCTGGGGGATGGCTGTGTTCGTAGCGGTCTTTTGTGTCGCCGCATTCAGTGGTGCCCACATCAACCCAGCCGTCACTGTAGGACTCGCCGTCGCGGGCAGCTTTCCGTGGGCCTCCGTCCCCAGCTACTTCGCGGCCCAGTTCCTCGGCGGCGCGTTCGGAGCATTCCTAGTGTGGGCTCACTACCATCCACACTTCGCGGCGACGGACGATCTGGATGCGAAGCTGGCCGTGTTCTGCACTGGTCCGGCGATCCGGAAGACCCGAGCCAACTTTATCTCCGAGGTCATCGGCACCTTCGTCCTGGTCTTCGGGGTGCTCTACATGGTTGCGCCGGATCTGGTCGGGTCGACTGGGACCGCTGGGGCGCTTGGTGCGGTCGACGCTCTCCCCGTGGGATTGCTGGTGCTGGCGATCGGCCTGGCGCTGGGAGGAACGACGGGGTACGCCATCAACCCGGCGAGGGACCTGAGCCCGAGACTGATGCACGCGATCCTACCCATGCCGGGTGGGAAGCGGGATAGCGACTGGGGCTATGCCTGGATCCCGGTGCTGGGGCCGATCGTCGGCGGAGTTGTCGCCGCTCTGGCGTACTCTGCCCTCGGTGGGGCCGGATGA
- a CDS encoding aldehyde dehydrogenase family protein, with product MTKAQILSALGIEDSNLGGYHGEWMGSGAVLDVTSPIDGERIASVTQVTEAEYDAIVDRAQAAFLVWRKVPAPHRGEVIRQLGNKLREKKEALGALVTLEMGKIKAEGEGEVQEMIDICDFAVGLSRQLYGLTLASERQDHHMREQWHPMGVVGVISAFNFPVAVWSWNAALAAVCGDATLWKPSERTPLTAVAVTKIVAEVCAENDVDPAVFALAVGDGPSIGERLLNDTRIPLVSATGSCRMGRRVAEVVGKRLGKSLLELGGNNAIIVTPHANMDIALPGIVFGSVGTAGQRCTSTRRIIVHRSVKEELVSRLVNAYKGVKIGDPLDPDTLMGPLLNEHTVAAFKAAQEKVVAEGGEILCGGEVLEGDAYPGGRYVAPCIASAENHYQIVQDETFAPILYIIEYGSADATPAEAIGELEEALQIHNDVPQGLSSSIFTDHMREAEYFLSHRGSDCGIANVNIGTSGAEIGGAFGGEKETGGGRESGSDAWKAYMRRQTNTVNWSTELPLAQGISFDVG from the coding sequence ATGACGAAGGCCCAGATCCTCAGCGCGCTCGGCATCGAAGACTCCAACCTCGGCGGCTACCACGGCGAATGGATGGGGTCAGGGGCCGTTCTCGACGTCACGAGCCCCATCGACGGCGAGCGTATTGCCAGCGTCACTCAGGTCACCGAAGCGGAGTACGACGCCATCGTGGATCGTGCGCAGGCTGCCTTCCTCGTGTGGAGAAAGGTCCCGGCGCCGCATCGTGGCGAGGTCATTCGTCAGCTCGGCAACAAGCTGCGCGAGAAGAAAGAGGCACTCGGCGCGCTGGTCACGCTCGAGATGGGCAAGATCAAAGCCGAGGGTGAGGGCGAGGTCCAAGAGATGATCGACATCTGCGATTTCGCCGTGGGATTGTCGCGTCAGCTCTACGGCCTGACGCTCGCAAGCGAGCGCCAGGACCACCATATGCGGGAGCAGTGGCACCCCATGGGTGTGGTGGGTGTCATCAGCGCCTTCAACTTCCCTGTCGCGGTGTGGAGCTGGAACGCGGCACTCGCCGCGGTCTGCGGTGACGCCACTCTATGGAAGCCGTCCGAGCGCACCCCGCTCACAGCGGTCGCCGTCACGAAGATCGTCGCCGAAGTATGTGCCGAAAACGATGTGGATCCAGCGGTATTCGCTCTGGCTGTGGGTGACGGTCCGAGCATCGGTGAGCGGCTCCTCAACGACACCCGCATTCCATTGGTGTCCGCGACGGGATCCTGCCGCATGGGCCGGCGCGTCGCGGAAGTCGTCGGAAAGCGACTGGGTAAGTCTCTGCTCGAACTCGGCGGCAACAACGCCATCATCGTCACGCCACACGCCAACATGGACATCGCGCTGCCGGGCATCGTATTCGGCTCGGTCGGCACCGCGGGCCAGCGCTGCACGAGCACGCGGCGAATCATCGTGCACCGCTCCGTGAAGGAAGAGCTCGTAAGCCGGCTCGTGAACGCCTATAAGGGTGTGAAGATCGGCGACCCGCTCGACCCCGACACACTCATGGGTCCGCTCTTGAACGAGCACACGGTCGCGGCGTTCAAGGCGGCACAAGAAAAGGTCGTCGCCGAGGGTGGTGAAATCCTCTGCGGCGGTGAGGTCCTCGAGGGCGACGCGTATCCGGGCGGCCGGTACGTGGCCCCGTGCATCGCATCTGCCGAGAACCACTACCAAATCGTTCAGGACGAAACGTTCGCACCCATTCTGTACATCATCGAGTACGGTTCGGCAGACGCGACACCGGCGGAGGCCATCGGCGAGCTCGAAGAGGCGCTCCAGATCCACAACGACGTTCCGCAGGGCCTTTCCTCTTCGATCTTCACGGACCACATGCGGGAAGCCGAGTACTTCCTCTCGCACCGCGGCTCCGACTGTGGCATCGCCAACGTGAACATCGGGACATCCGGGGCCGAGATCGGCGGCGCCTTTGGTGGCGAGAAGGAAACCGGTGGGGGTCGGGAATCGGGATCCGACGCTTGGAAGGCCTACATGCGCCGGCAGACCAACACGGTGAATTGGAGTACAGAGCTGCCGTTGGCTCAGGGCATTTCGTTCGACGTAGGCTGA
- a CDS encoding methyltransferase, producing the protein MAETQFSVPQGDFDLIRYPPTRDPNLRAWDAADELLLSHLDEVMRERPIAKVLIVNDAFGAISAAVSAATKTQEAAQVRFVSDSHVAWIATRQNLDRNAIDPIQDVHMGGADAVLIKIPKTLALLEAQLVQLRDSLQPTTVIVAAGMTRDIHSSTLELFEQTLGPTRTSLAKKKARLIFTELDPALSPPALEPTVVPLDRPKIELVNHAGVFSAKRLDNGTRLLLENLPATADGPSVIDLGCGNGVLGVAVALADSTAEVTFVDESHLAMRSAEDTFRRAFQGREAGSYSKPTFRVGDCLDGLPGDSADLIVCNPPFHQGRVQGDDVAWKMFTGAKRVLAPGGELWVVGNRHLEYFDKLKRAFGNSQVMASTSKFLVIRAVVSA; encoded by the coding sequence ATGGCTGAGACACAGTTCAGCGTCCCCCAAGGGGACTTCGATTTGATCCGATACCCACCCACGCGAGACCCGAACCTGCGCGCTTGGGATGCCGCCGACGAGCTTCTCTTGTCCCACCTGGATGAGGTCATGCGCGAGCGGCCGATCGCAAAGGTGTTGATCGTCAACGACGCCTTTGGCGCCATCTCAGCGGCGGTCTCCGCCGCGACCAAAACGCAAGAAGCCGCCCAAGTGCGATTCGTATCGGACTCGCACGTGGCGTGGATCGCAACACGCCAGAATCTGGACCGCAATGCAATCGACCCGATCCAGGACGTCCACATGGGCGGGGCGGACGCGGTCCTCATCAAGATCCCGAAGACGCTCGCGCTCCTCGAAGCTCAGCTCGTTCAGCTACGAGACTCGCTGCAGCCCACCACGGTTATCGTGGCTGCGGGCATGACCCGCGACATCCACTCGTCAACTCTGGAGCTGTTCGAGCAGACCCTCGGGCCGACCCGCACATCGCTAGCCAAGAAGAAGGCCCGATTGATCTTCACAGAGCTCGATCCGGCGCTGTCCCCACCGGCTCTGGAGCCAACCGTTGTCCCGCTCGACCGTCCGAAGATCGAGTTGGTCAACCACGCAGGCGTCTTCTCGGCGAAACGACTCGACAACGGCACACGCCTCCTTCTGGAGAACCTTCCCGCTACCGCGGATGGTCCAAGCGTGATCGACCTAGGGTGCGGAAATGGCGTGCTCGGCGTGGCGGTGGCCCTCGCAGACTCGACCGCCGAGGTCACCTTCGTCGACGAATCCCACCTCGCGATGCGTTCTGCTGAGGACACGTTCCGGCGCGCCTTCCAGGGCCGGGAAGCCGGGTCGTACTCCAAGCCCACATTCCGCGTCGGTGACTGTCTGGACGGGCTCCCTGGTGACTCCGCCGACCTCATCGTGTGCAACCCGCCCTTCCATCAGGGTCGAGTGCAAGGAGACGATGTCGCGTGGAAGATGTTCACCGGGGCGAAGCGAGTGCTCGCACCGGGTGGTGAACTCTGGGTCGTCGGGAACCGCCACCTGGAGTACTTCGACAAGCTGAAACGCGCGTTCGGAAACAGTCAGGTCATGGCGAGCACGTCGAAGTTCCTCGTAATCCGTGCGGTGGTTAGCGCTTAA
- a CDS encoding amidohydrolase family protein — MKKPAIAFVGALLLAATGCASAEDTADVLFLGGHVLDGTGGDAQSSDVAVTGDRISFVGDASTAGVQARDTVLAAGLVITPGFIDMHSHAELGTDHGRDAKAFLYQGITSVALGLDGGGSSEVAATLADWTANGIGVNGMLWVGHNSARREVMGMEDRAPSAEELDAMRTFVRKGMDEGAYGLSSGLFYLPGNYSETEEVIELNKVAAEYPGAIYDTHDRDLGAAYPSFGYLRSIEEGIRIGEEAGTKVIFSHFNAQGAANYGRAPEGAALIEAARARGIEVAGAHHSYTATQSNLRSYTVPSWVVAGGDTAMVRRFDDPDTLPIVDRQTREMLAIRGGADHILFADQRPELNGKTLQDLADEWSLTAPEASRRILREGNAAVMNLGLYDHENTRYLAQLDWMMTCTDGRDPGPTRPVTHPRAFGSFTKKIKDLVIDEELITLAHTVRSMTGLAADFLGWSERGYLREGYLADITVVDMTSVEDMATYENPHQYSRGTVHVMVNGTFALRDGEATDEMPGRALVRGGAALGQN, encoded by the coding sequence ATGAAAAAGCCCGCGATCGCCTTTGTCGGCGCTCTACTTCTCGCCGCCACCGGGTGTGCAAGCGCCGAAGATACGGCAGATGTGCTTTTCCTGGGCGGGCACGTGCTCGACGGCACGGGCGGTGACGCTCAATCGTCTGATGTGGCCGTGACCGGAGACCGGATCAGCTTCGTGGGGGACGCATCGACGGCGGGCGTGCAGGCCAGAGATACCGTGCTTGCCGCCGGCCTGGTGATCACTCCTGGCTTCATCGATATGCATTCCCATGCAGAGTTGGGGACAGACCATGGTCGCGACGCGAAGGCTTTCCTGTACCAGGGCATAACTTCGGTGGCGTTGGGACTCGATGGGGGTGGAAGTAGCGAAGTGGCAGCGACGCTCGCGGATTGGACCGCGAACGGAATCGGCGTCAATGGAATGTTGTGGGTTGGACACAACTCGGCGCGTCGTGAGGTCATGGGGATGGAAGACCGCGCTCCGTCCGCCGAAGAGCTCGATGCCATGCGCACCTTCGTTCGCAAAGGCATGGACGAGGGGGCCTACGGCCTCTCTTCTGGGCTCTTCTATCTCCCAGGGAACTACTCGGAGACCGAAGAAGTCATCGAACTGAACAAGGTGGCCGCCGAATACCCGGGCGCGATCTACGATACGCATGACCGGGACCTTGGCGCGGCGTATCCGTCGTTCGGATATCTGCGCTCCATCGAAGAGGGCATACGAATTGGAGAGGAGGCGGGCACGAAGGTCATTTTCAGCCACTTCAACGCTCAGGGTGCCGCGAACTACGGGAGGGCTCCGGAAGGCGCGGCCTTGATCGAGGCCGCGCGCGCCCGGGGAATCGAAGTGGCCGGAGCGCACCATTCCTACACGGCTACCCAGTCGAACCTCCGTTCCTATACGGTGCCGAGCTGGGTTGTGGCCGGCGGTGATACCGCGATGGTCCGCCGTTTCGACGATCCTGATACGCTCCCCATCGTGGACCGACAGACACGTGAAATGCTGGCCATTCGCGGTGGGGCAGATCACATCTTGTTCGCGGACCAGCGCCCTGAACTGAACGGGAAGACGCTACAGGATCTCGCAGATGAGTGGAGCCTCACGGCACCAGAGGCGTCGCGCCGCATTCTCCGGGAGGGCAACGCGGCGGTGATGAACCTGGGACTCTACGACCACGAGAACACGCGTTATCTCGCTCAACTCGATTGGATGATGACGTGCACGGACGGACGTGACCCTGGGCCGACGCGCCCGGTCACGCATCCACGCGCGTTCGGTTCCTTCACCAAGAAGATCAAAGACTTGGTCATCGATGAGGAGCTGATCACGCTGGCGCACACGGTCCGGTCCATGACAGGGCTTGCCGCGGACTTCTTGGGTTGGTCCGAGCGTGGTTATCTGCGCGAGGGGTACCTGGCCGACATCACCGTCGTCGACATGACTTCGGTAGAGGACATGGCCACCTACGAGAACCCCCATCAGTACTCGAGGGGCACCGTTCACGTGATGGTGAACGGGACGTTCGCACTTCGAGATGGTGAAGCGACCGACGAAATGCCGGGGCGGGCGTTGGTGCGGGGCGGGGCCGCGCTCGGACAGAACTAA
- a CDS encoding glycerol-3-phosphate dehydrogenase/oxidase, with protein MTIRREAMLQALEDQIGPWDFVIIGGGATGLGCAVDASSRGYRTLLLEQHDFAKGTSSRSTKLVHGGVRYLRQGNVALVLEALKERGILLRNAPHLVHDLPFVVPNYTWWEGPYYGIGLKMYDLLAGRSGFGRSRHLSVEETLERIPTIEPEGLDGGVIYYDGQFDDARLAVNLAQTAAEQDGVLLNYLCVTDLVREDGEVRGVRAEDQETGRSYEIRAKAVINATGVFTDQIRRMDDPSVRPMVTPSQGVHLVLDRSFLPGDSAIMVPKTDDGRVLFAVPWHDRVIVGTTDTPVHDAELEPRPLKEEVRFLLEHTARYLTRDPKAEDVLSVFAGLRSLVRAGDDGDTASISRDHALHIAPSGLVTITGGKWTTYRKMAEDTIDQAATIADLEDRDCVTATLPIHGHYRNAESFGVLAEYGSDAPDLQALIREDARYSVPLHPDHSVVAGQVVWAVRHEAARTVEDVLSRRTRMLLLDARASIEMAAGVAALLAEELARDEIWIEAQVEAYTELALGYLITTSPGEDS; from the coding sequence ATGACGATCCGCCGAGAGGCGATGCTGCAGGCTCTGGAGGACCAGATCGGTCCCTGGGACTTCGTCATCATCGGAGGGGGCGCCACCGGGCTCGGATGTGCCGTCGATGCCTCGTCCCGGGGATACCGGACTCTGCTTCTGGAACAGCACGACTTCGCAAAGGGCACGTCGAGCCGTTCCACGAAGCTCGTGCACGGAGGAGTCCGTTACCTGCGCCAGGGGAACGTCGCCCTCGTCCTGGAGGCGCTGAAGGAGCGGGGCATACTTCTTCGGAACGCGCCCCACCTGGTGCATGACCTCCCGTTCGTGGTTCCCAACTACACCTGGTGGGAGGGTCCGTACTACGGCATCGGGCTGAAGATGTACGATCTCCTCGCGGGGCGGTCGGGGTTCGGGCGGTCCAGACATCTCTCAGTCGAAGAGACCCTCGAGCGGATCCCCACGATCGAGCCGGAAGGCCTGGATGGAGGGGTGATCTATTACGACGGCCAGTTCGATGATGCGCGTTTGGCGGTGAACTTGGCCCAGACTGCGGCCGAACAGGATGGGGTGCTGCTGAACTACCTGTGCGTCACGGACCTCGTTCGGGAAGATGGTGAGGTCCGGGGTGTGCGGGCAGAGGACCAGGAGACGGGGCGGAGCTACGAGATCCGGGCGAAGGCTGTGATCAATGCGACCGGGGTGTTCACCGACCAGATTCGGCGGATGGACGATCCCTCGGTGAGGCCGATGGTCACCCCCAGTCAGGGGGTCCACCTGGTCCTGGACCGATCGTTCCTCCCGGGGGATTCCGCCATCATGGTCCCGAAAACGGACGACGGGCGCGTGCTCTTCGCGGTCCCCTGGCATGACCGAGTCATCGTGGGCACCACGGATACACCCGTCCATGATGCCGAGCTCGAGCCTCGACCCCTCAAAGAGGAGGTTCGGTTCCTGCTTGAGCACACGGCGCGATACCTGACGCGCGATCCGAAGGCCGAGGACGTACTCAGTGTCTTCGCGGGCCTTCGGTCCCTCGTGCGTGCCGGCGATGATGGTGACACCGCTTCCATCTCCCGTGACCATGCGCTCCATATCGCTCCTTCCGGGCTCGTCACGATCACGGGTGGAAAGTGGACGACCTATCGGAAGATGGCGGAGGACACGATCGATCAGGCTGCTACGATTGCAGATCTTGAAGACCGCGATTGTGTGACCGCGACGCTCCCCATCCATGGACACTACCGAAACGCCGAGTCCTTCGGTGTTCTGGCGGAGTATGGGTCCGACGCACCCGACCTCCAGGCCTTGATCCGGGAGGACGCGCGGTATTCGGTGCCCCTCCACCCCGATCATTCCGTCGTCGCCGGTCAGGTGGTGTGGGCGGTCCGGCACGAAGCGGCGCGTACGGTCGAGGACGTACTGTCGCGCAGGACGCGAATGCTCCTCCTCGATGCGCGCGCGAGCATCGAGATGGCAGCGGGTGTGGCGGCGCTCCTGGCGGAGGAGCTCGCCCGGGACGAGATCTGGATCGAGGCGCAGGTAGAGGCATACACCGAGTTGGCGTTAGGCTATCTCATCACTACTTCTCCGGGAGAAGATTCATGA